aaattaaaaataataataaaataataacgcagttcttgtatagcgcacattACATGTTATAAagtccctatgcgcttccaaaggaatATTACCCTGAACAAAAACCCTGACATTCAGATGTTAGCTATCACTGGGCATCaacaaaatttactttaaacaCATATTACAACAGCACAAATATTATTGGTGTCATATGATGTTGGTATCCTACATTCAATGTAATATTAAGAATTTAAAACAAGGCTATATATAAACTTGttgtatttgtaaaaatataCCTTTCCGATAAAAATGGAGTACTTCCGAATACGAACCTTATACTTTAAAACCAGTATTTCACATAAATAGAGATGGTCTATCAGTTTTCCTTGCTGGTTCCCAAATGAAGataataattgaaaatacaGATTCATATCTTTGACGATATCAAAACACAATAAATGCAACTGACacctttttcaaaatcaaaataggtATTTTATATCATAGGAGACCACTGCTACCGATATGACCGATTCGAGAATCAGTTCAAATACATACCCAATCATTCTTACTTCTTCTTTATAAGCTCCCTCCCCTCAGTCAAATGTCGTGTCTGCATTATAATACCATAATACATGTCGCTTAATTCATGAATTGGGTATTCAGAATAAGTTGCAATCAACTTGAAACATAAACTTGTCATGATTTGGTCTTATCTAACGTAAATAACCttccaatttttaaaatatcatgatcGCCCTGTAATAATAACGAACAAAAGACATTATCATAATTTCTATATTGTTAGATGTCACATATTCGCGAAAGAGAAAAGAGCGACAATGCTGATATAGCGATGAGGATGAGGACAAGAGATTGAGCCactgaacatgatttttttttctctcttctcttctgatgacgatgttgatgcTGACGTAACAACATATAGTCTTCTAAATTACACCTGTCGTACACTCCGACAATCAACGAGAAGCTTCCCCTGGTGTGATGAAGTCAAAACTAATCACTATCGGAAGAAGCTCgaagaatgaaaataagtcattgaaaagtttgaaaaatcgCAAAGATATCCAGATGCATCCCTTCCTCCATCGACAAACCAATATCAAATAAGATATCTAAAGTTGACAGAAGCACGTGATCCTATAAATATGATTGATTAGAGGCATAAGGTTATAGTCGTCTCTTTCATCGAGAAGCGGTGGACAAATGAAAGCTTCAATGGAGAGCTTCcaatttcaaaaagttttttgCTCAGAAAGCTCGCGTATTCCGGCACACACAGTAATATAAAAAACACATCCATAGGACAGATACGAGGCACGTGAtaagatgacgtcatcagtgcCAACTTTGGCAAGTTCGTTCGAAACTCTGGTTTCCTTCGATTGAACagtttatttcttcttttttcctgcAGGGGTGAgaggtaaagtaaaaaaaaataataatgaaccATTATAATGGCGACAATGACAAGAAGTTTTAAGGATAACACCGATCCGACAAAAGAAAATCGTTTTGACAGAAATGAAAATGGTCAATCCAAGTCGACATAGTTATGTAACTTTACAAATTCATTATAATAaaaccttttccttttttaaacagacctgttctttaaaaatggtagaaaatttgtaaaaaaaaattgtagaaaatCTTTCAGAATAAGTTGGTTATTTCTTTCTGTTGAATCTGTTATTTAATTGTTCTTCTGTAAATTTTATAGCTTCtgttttttctaacagtgcataATTTAGCTTTACAGAATTATAatttgactgattgattgagatagcgtttcatgaaaggacttgtcggacgttttatccgacaagtcccattttatccgacagttaccataggaacagtgcctttcagccaatcaaaatcatgaaaagatgtcagatctgacaacttgtcggatgaaaatattgatgaaacgctccccaggggcccgttgcagaaagagttgcgatcaatcgcaactctaaaaatcatgcgcaacttgatttccaaccaatcaacagcgcgcattttgggacttgcgattgattttttggcttgcgtttaaatgcaactctttctgcaacgggccccagggtcccgtaacacaaaggttagcgattgatcgctaatttgaaagggctattctgattggttcctagtcagtctactgagcaaaatgcgctTGCAACgaggatcttgattggtcatttcatttcattaaatgataacctttgtgttacggcgcCTGATGAGTATAATACTGGGAATAGAGTTGTTAATATTCATCTTACGGCAGGCAGATTAAATTTAGGTATGTTATTACCCCGCAACCGAGATATGAAAGACATCAACATACACTGAAACAAGATTCCTATACTGAGAATGCGTgagaaaattaaagaatatGCATGGAATTTAATAATTACGATCAGTGAAAATGGTGAACAAtacccaaaaatgaaaatgataatgatatacatCATGACTAAATATTGTAATATGTATGGGATAaaatttactgtttttaattttctttcgacttttcatctctctctttctcttagcCCTTTGATCAAATACTATATTTTTTATAGTGGTCTTTAAATTGACTGAACTTAAAGCAGGCAGAATATTATACCACTATGTTCGGGTGttatatgaaaagaaatttgattgttttttacaACGTTGGTTCCTCTACTAAATAGGAACATCTTAACATATCTATTACTTCACTAAATTCAATGATTTTCTAGCATTATtcttttgttggatttttttttaaaccgactatgttaaaaaaaacaattggaatttaaattataattaaGAATTACACCATTTTGCTTTTGGAATTTCCGATTTGAAAGAAAAGTAAACCACAGAAACTCGAAATAAACCatgtcatgaaaataatgaaaaagaagacTTTCCGCCCATAACCGAGTAACTATGATAGTTTATTATTGTCCATGGATGGGTACAAgtataaaatgtatatacaaTTAGCAGTGATACGCTTACCTTTATTTAATAGTCTATTATAGGCAAgggaaattgaaacaaaatcaaattaattagATGAgacttatttcaaattatatcttgCACAGTTTGCAGGGGGTTCGGAACCCGTTATAGGGCTAATCTGTTTATGTTGACAATGTATCTTATCGGATGGGATTGAATTGTCAAAGggcacaaaataatgaaacatccatttttcaaagtgtaattttAATATGACTAAAGGGCCTTTCTGAaatattctctcatttgcaaaCATCACTGCTGACTATTTGTCCTTAGTGTTGTCAATAAGTGTATAGCTCCGtggaattttcatgatattatACACTTTGTCATCTTCCTtaccttttcctttctttttgcctttctttttcttcttcgtccCCCAGACACATGCTatgaagaaacaagaaaaatacaatatctAATTCAttaatgttatgttatataaaaatgaaatagcgTTACTGCATTATGATTCTCCTGTTGATTTTATCtggtcatttttattttctcacgCTTATCAagataatcataatgaaaatccatattttattgtttaaaaatagacatgaaatgaaatactcctaaaatttgctttgcccaatattattattgatcgtgggcccggcaacCGCTACGCAgagccagatcgacgaggctctatccctttattgttgaacgccaaatagggtagcagcaactcccaccTTTCAACCTCATTTGGTTTAACCCAAACTTAAGGATATTGCGCCCCCGAAAACAATTaacaagccccccaaaaaagatcttcactttcaaaaggggaggcacacttctgttttaacggcatttttacattacaaattgtaaattgcacgggccggctgtgccagcccccccccccccctggatccgccaatggtctatttcaaaattaatcTAAACCAGTTGGCTCACTTTTCTTATTATCCATTTCAACAATAATCTACcctttttatatcaaataaacTTATCCTATAGAAAAGGAGATACGCCTATAGCTAATTAAGAGATAAACAAGGATACCAAAAAGATATGCAGCCAAAAAAGACTTTAATGCTGACCCACATAAATCAAACGGACAGGTTGTGTATACGTTTCCcaatttatttaaataattGTAAGTTGTATTCCAGTGAAATATAATGCTTGGTTTTCTTTATGTGGCGTATCTACGGGGAAGGGTTACACAGTACACTgtaaactgtggtgttaaaactgacaccaattggtgttattagaggaccacaccctgaggtgttaaaattacaccctagagattgaacataacaccaaagagtgtaaatgtaacaaccaaaggtgttgtaataacacctataggtgtaaaactaacaccaccaatttaacaccggtgtggtcctctatgtacaccggttaacaccaaagtttttgctgtgtaggccTTCTCCGGGGGGGCAAACATGTTGATGTATTTAAAAAACACCATTCTACAAACAGATACATTTAACAAAAGATGCTACCAATATCTCAGATGTTGACTTCCAGCGTCCCAGGGTAATTTTTCGTATCAATAAGAACTATGTGTCATGTATTGTTCAGACCTACctattgtatttttcattgaaCAGTAGTCTAGGGCATCAAGCAATCTCTTCTCCGTAGCCGCAACCCCAGATGTTTCTTCCCATATGAGGAGACTGTATAATGCTTGCTCCCGTACCTTCGCGTACTTGTTCTCAATCTTCGGGATAAAGCCGGCTGTCCCCAACTCTAGAGCCATTCTCTTCCAGTGGTGTCCGAGTCTCTTGGCGATTGGATCAAGAGAGTTAATGAGTTCTAAATTTAAAATGAAGACAGAAGAGAATCTATATTAACTCCACCGATTCCAAGACACACTGTATCAAAAATTAACACATGGATGGCAGGTAAAatttgtcaccccccccccccccttccgaactacatgtagaacattagcatgattagagaCCATCAAGTGAAATGCCGATCTTGCTTTTAACTTCAGTCATTACAATGACCCTAAATTAATATCCCCAACTCAGCTTGAGCTCTTACAGCAGGCGATTGAGGAAgtatggaaatatttttttctccccacccccccccccatcgacaAGGACAATGCTAGATCAATTCCCTCCCGTACAGTGCAGGTTCATTCTATaatattacaatattttatgCAAATGTTAGTCAGACATGTACAGGGTTATCTCTATGGCAGCAGCAAGCGTAGGTAGGGGAAAAGTTCCAATGCCCTTTAACAAAATGTGAAAACCTATTCACTCTTCGCAAAAATCTTAccaatgtacaataaaaaaaatgcattgcaACATTAATTTTCACtactaaaatggcaaaagttctCTGCTTTCGGTTtcttatcaaaaaaaaattgtatacgCGTCTCACCAACCcactcccccctcccctccccaccccaccaaaagaaaaaaatcctacGTGCGGCCCTTCATTGCCTCGAAATAATATTGTTGACATGCAGCCCTTCCGCCCTATCCGAAGCGCCAATGAAGATAATTCCACATTGTAATGAAAGTGGAGAAGTATTATTTTGGCTAAtcgtattttcagtataaaagtAAGTATCACTCCCTTTTTAGCTCACTTTTTCATGCTTCATCACTCGGTACCTTCCAAAGCCCCTTCCCCTTCCCTTCTTCTTTCCATCAAGAAACTTACTTGAAAAGTGTTTTTGCTCTAGAAGGTCCGCCAGGAGACTGAATCCTTGTTGCCGAATCCCTTCGACGTACACCTCGAACTCCCTCACCCCTCTGGTTCCAAGCTCAGCTAAGATTTGTCTGTTCGTCTCAGGGTTGTCCCCCTTCCCCATCCGCCTGATCAAACGAGCTTTATCGCTGTCAATGACGACCTTCTCCAGGAGATGTCTAATCATGTCATAAGCCATCACGGTGTTGGCAAGAGGATTGGTGTACATGACAAGTATCTGACGACATTCTTGGACCGCTGTTTGGAGAAAAAAAGTCGATGAATTACTTAACTATCATCTATTGACTTTTCAACACAAGCTTTTAAACAAAGTAGAATCATGACATAAACAAacgaaatgaaaatcatattacaattatttttaaaaacatcgAATAAAAACCGGACAGTAAAGATTCCAAATGGGACAAAAATACATTCTTTATTACTTAACTGAAAACATGACTTTTAACCTTGTGAATCAGACCCGTCACATAAACTATGTTTTGATGTGATATTCAATTACCAATATTTTGCACAAGTCCCGAtcgtatgtaaaaaaaatacataatatctTTATAGTTATTACTACCTTGAGCATGTTAAGTAGGCCTAATAGAATAGAAGATATCGAAAATGACGTCTCTAATTAGATATATTAACTGATAAATGACacgaaatcaaataaaaagttcaaataacatttttaaacaTAAGAAGTAAAGGGTCCCTTGTAAACAAATGAGAGATATGAGAAGTCGTGATAAATGTCTTTAATGGGGACTGGCTGAGAGGACAGGCTTTCCCTTTGGAGCGGTTCCCATTTATCGTCAGCAAAACATATAGTTTACACTCGATTTAATTCCCAAAATAACATTTCTggggaaaaataattgttttcatgttaCCTTGAAAAGACTCATcaatatcctttttttcttttcgataGCCCTCTGAACAAACCCTTTCAACGATCGCTAATAATTGGCTTCGCATATCAGTCGCTCTATTCtcctttttgacatttttgcttTTAGTTTTGGCGACCTTTTTCCCACGTTTTCCCATTATTGGGACATATTTTATAAAAAGGCGATGTCTTGACAGCAATCACTTCAATAATAAATTAAGTTTGTACGTGATTGCTCACATGTTGCTAGTAGTAACAGGGGGAGAAGGCTCGGCATGCAGCGCAGGGCTAGCTGGGCGGGCAGTTTTGCGCATTTTATTTGGCGCGCTTTGTTACGTAAATGAAAGGCgaattatgacgtcatatttcaatttctcctttttac
This genomic window from Lytechinus variegatus isolate NC3 chromosome 10, Lvar_3.0, whole genome shotgun sequence contains:
- the LOC121422285 gene encoding uncharacterized protein LOC121422285 isoform X2, coding for MPVAKNKSKTKKGDEGKTKVKKKEEPTPTPNQENISPSVQECRQILVMYTNPLANTVMAYDMIRHLLEKVVIDSDKARLIRRMGKGDNPETNRQILAELGTRGVREFEVYVEGIRQQGFSLLADLLEQKHFSKLINSLDPIAKRLGHHWKRMALELGTAGFIPKIENKYAKVREQALYSLLIWEETSGVAATEKRLLDALDYCSMKNTIACVWGTKKKKKGKKKGKGKKKK
- the LOC121422285 gene encoding uncharacterized protein LOC121422285 isoform X1, whose amino-acid sequence is MASGGGDGEVKLMRSLMGGELEDQPEESSKKEEEGWNKVKVKVLSPRKPCKPDYWGTVQECRQILVMYTNPLANTVMAYDMIRHLLEKVVIDSDKARLIRRMGKGDNPETNRQILAELGTRGVREFEVYVEGIRQQGFSLLADLLEQKHFSKLINSLDPIAKRLGHHWKRMALELGTAGFIPKIENKYAKVREQALYSLLIWEETSGVAATEKRLLDALDYCSMKNTIACVWGTKKKKKGKKKGKGKKKK